In Procambarus clarkii isolate CNS0578487 chromosome 53, FALCON_Pclarkii_2.0, whole genome shotgun sequence, the following proteins share a genomic window:
- the LOC138352336 gene encoding procathepsin L-like — protein MKYLAASVLVAALAAISAVPYSSVVQEEWETFKIEHDKKYATDVEDSFRMNIYMENRHKIAAHNKLFATGHKSYRLRMNKFGDMLQDEFLSTMAGFHANHTERYRLNSMYNGSTYIEPDDDVVLPKTVDWREKGAVTPVKDQGKCGSCWAFSATGSLEGQHFRQTGKLVSLSEQNLIDCSTKYGNGGCDGGLMTAAFKYIEDNGGIDTEDSYPYKKKEGKCQYKQQESGAKVTGFVHIREGSEDALKKAVATVGPVSVAIDASHGSIQFYHHGVYDEPGCSSTNLGHGVLVVGYGTTEDGTDYWLVKNSWGTTLGDEGYIKMMRNRSNQCGIATAASFPLV, from the exons ATGAAGTACTTGGCAGCATCAGTGTTGGTGGCCGCTCTTGCCGCAATATCTGCAGTACCTTACTCTTCTGTTGTGCAGGAAGAGTGGGAGACATTTAAG atTGAACATGACAAGAAATACGCCACTGATGTTGAAGACTCGTTCCGCATGAACATCTATATGGAGAACAGACACAAGATTGCTGCACACAATAAGCTGTTTGCAACAGGACACAAGTCGTACAGGCTGAGGATGAACAAGTTTGGTGACATG CTGCAGGATGAGTTTTTGTCAACAATGGCAGGTTTCCATGCGAACCACACAGAAAGATACAGATTAAACAGCATGTACAATGGTTCCACTTACATTGAGCCAGATGATGATGTTGTCCTTCCCAAGACTGTTGACTGGAGAGAGAAGGGAGCAGTCACCCCGGTAAAGGACCAGGGAAAATGTGGATCATGCTGGGCCTTCTCAGCT ACCGGGTCACTGGAAGGTCAACACTTCCGCCAGACGGGTAAGCTGGTGAGCCTTTCTGAGCAGAACTTGATTGACTGTTCCACCAAGTACGGCAATGGTGGCTGTGACGGTGGACTGATGACAGCTGCCTTCAAGTACATTGAGGACAATGGTGGGATTGACACTGAAGATTCTTATCCTTACAAGAAGAAG GAAGGAAAGTGTCAATATAAACAACAAGAATCTGGTGCTAAAGTGACTGGCTTTGTTCATATTCGCGAGGGAAGTGAAGATGCACTGAAGAAAGCTGTTGCCACAGTTGGACCAGTATCTGTTGCCATTGATGCCTCACACGGGTCAATCCAGTTTTACCATCATG gtgttTATGACGAGCCAGGATGTAGCTCAACGAATCTTGGCCACGGTGTTCTGGTTGTGGGTTATGGCACTACGGAGGACGGaactgactactggctggtgaagaACTCTTGGGGTACAACTCTGGGTGATGAAGGCTACATCAAGATGATGAGGAACCGTAGTAACCAGTGTGGCATTGCTACTGCTGCCTCCTTCCCCCTTGTATAA